ATCGAGTTCTGAAGATATATGGACTAGTCTTCTCACTATGACTACTATAGTGATCCCGATCAGACTCATGATCAAATAAACCACATCCGGAACGAGTAAGACTAATGGAAAGCCAGGGATCGTACCATCCTTCAGCTTGAAGTAAGTGAATCCGAGGTGAAGCACTACCGAATAAAGCGCAGTCAACAAGCAACCCTTTACTTTTAGGCGGAACATTTGGAACAGTACCAAAAATCCGACCAGTAAGAAGTAGTTATTATATAATTGTAAACTATGCAGATCGTCAAAGGAATAGAACGATTCGTTCAATACCATCATCACTAAAAAGGTAATGGTGCAGTTCGTTCCATGAATGACAGCCGGAAGATACTTTCTTTGAAAAGATAAGACTAAACTGAGTATGTTTAGGCTTAAGATAAAGCCGAAGTAAATGCCTCCTCTCGGAGAATCCCTTATCTCAGGGATGAGTAATAGGAAATAAACAAGGAAATGAAGGAAGAATGCCAATCGAATGAAAGACTGATCTATTCTTACAAAGTCCTTCCACGCGCTGACTTCCCTGTAATTAAACTCTCTTTCGAGGAAAGCGAGCGGGTTAAGGATGCCTGTTGCTTTTTTAGCGGATAGATTCATCTAAGATAATTTCAATAATTTCGGATCCGTTGATCCGGATTTTCATATTATGACCAGAATTCAAATACCGATCCAATTTCTCAGCAAACTCCAATCCTTCCTTCGCATTCTTTATATTGGAATAATAAAGAGCGAATGACTTGGACTTGTAGTTGTACGGAAATCTTTCATTAACAAGCAAAGTTAAGCGAAATCCATTCGATCGGGTCTCTAAAACGATCTGAGAAACATGCTTTCGATTGATGATCCTCTCGTCGTTATGAAGACTCCAAGGATTCGTCACGTCGGAGAGAATAGAAGGAGGATTGAAAAGCAAAAGCCCCGTAGAGAGGCATAAGTTGATCAAACTCAGACTTTCTTTCTTTGCCTGGTGGCTCGGAGAATAAATCCCTGTCTTCATAAGAAACAGGCACAAATCTTACAAGAGCCGTGTGAAAAGCAAATCAATAACCCCGATCTTCCTTCTTTCGTTTTTTGCGATGCAAAGAAAAATACTTTCGTTTCACGCTCAAGTTTGGAAGATATGGTGCTTCATGTTTTTCGAACGCTATTCACATTCAAAGTTGAAAATGTGTCGATTGTTTGGCGTCTTTATACTCGCCTTCTCCTTTTCTAATCATTGCAAAGCTCAAAAAGGAGATCCGAATCCTTACGCTGACCTGTTCGCTCATTCCTCTCTTTCTAAAATGGAAAACTATGTCGGCTTGGGTTCCGATTGGGGCTCCAGGATCTACAATTTAGATACGCCTGCCAAAGACTATGTCCTAGGCCTAAACAAAATAGACGGCTTTGATGAGTCCCCTGTCGAAGCTCGAAACTTTCCGTCTTTTAAAAAAGAAGTCATCAAAACTTTGGAAGCTGAACCGGAACCGATCCAGTCTCTCTTAAAAGATAAATTATTTAGGATCTATGTTTGCGAAGATTTAGGCGGATCTGCAATTAGCGGGTTTATTCAAGAAAATGGAAATACCAAAGGCGGTTTCGTCCTCTTGGATGCGAAAGTCTTGGATAGAAAAGCAAACGAATGGATCACTTATAAAGAAAACTCAATCTATACGAAGGGAAGACTTGCGGTGAATGTCAGGATCGAACCTGACGAAGCAAATACAAAGAATAATGCTCTACGTTATATTCTATTGCATGAGTTCGGCCATATCCTTTCCGGAACGCAAAAGATAGGTCCAAGCTTTTTTGATGCATTTCGATCCTATCTACGCTTTCCATTCTTCTCCGGAATTTGGAAATCGGAAAAGATTGCGTCCATGGATACTTCCTTCTTTCCGATCCGTAGCAAGATCCATTTTTACTCTGGATCCGTTTCTTTAGATGAGGAATGGGAGAAGATCTATCCAGTTCTAGAAAAATCTCCCTTTCCTACTTTATACTCCGCGACAAATGCAGATGATTTCTTTGCGGAAAGTTTCGTGTCTTATGTACATGTAATCTTAGAGAAGCGTCCTTGGGTTTTAGAGATCAAGGATGGCGAGAAGGTATTGTACCAAATGGAGAATGGGATTACAAAACCTTCTCTAGAAAAACAAAGAGAGATTATCCGAAAGATATTGTTTAAACTATAGTTTGAACTTATCTACAGATCTCAGAAGTCCTTCTGACTGTCCGTGCATCTCTCCGGAATAAGAAGTAAGGTCATCTGCTCCAGAAGCAACTTCCTGGGTTCCCTCTGAGATCGAAAGGATTGTCTTTGTGATCTCGTCTGTTGCTCTCTTCTGTTCCTGGACTGCTTCTTCTATCTGCAGACTAAAGTTCATTAAGAAAGTTGCAGATTGATGAATGTCTTGAGTGTTCTTCTCCTGAGTGCTAACCGAGTCCAATACTTTCTTCGCTGATAAACCGAATGAATCCACACTCGTCCTAAGCTTACGAAGGATCTCACTCGCTTCTTTCACTTTCGTATTTCCGTTATGAACTGCATTATTCGTTGAATCTACTAACTCTCCAATCTCTTGCACTGAGCTCGAAGTCTGAGAGGCAAGTTTACCAATCTCTTCTGCTACTACTGCAAAGCCTTTACCAGCCTCTCCAGCCCTAGCTGCCTCAATCGCCGCATTCAATGCGAGTAAGTTAGTCTTTTCAGAGATCTCAGTGATGATCGAAAGGATCTCGTTGATACGACTCGCACTCTCCCCTATCTCATCCATAGCCTGGTTTGTCGCTCCCATCGCATTCTCACCAGTGATCGCTCTCTCTTGCGATTCTGAAGCAACCTTGGATAAGGTCTGCATCTCACTATTGATCGTTCCAATCTGTTCTCGTAGGAGAACCACATTTGAATCGATCTCCTTCATGTTCTCTATCGCCTTCTCCATGGAATGACGAACATTATCTGCAGAAGCTGCAAGCTCTTCGACTGCAGCAGAAGATTCTTCTGCAGCTGAAGCCTGGGTTTGGGCTACGTCGGAGAAGTTACGAGACGAATCTGCCATCTTATCCGAGGTTTGGTTGAGTTTCGTAGAGGATGTCTTGATATCCAGGATGATCTTGGAAAGATTTTCCTTCATCGTATCCATGGACTTTAGGAGTTTACCTATCTCATCTTCTCTCTTGATCTCAGCAGAAGCTGTCAGGTCTCCATCTGCTATTTTTTCCGAGAAACCGATCGCTTCTAATAACCCGGAAGTAATCAAACGATTGAAGATCAAATTCAAGATCACAAGGATCATCACCATGATTACAAGAGAAGAAAGGATCGTCTGCAGGATCACTCCTCTTAGATCCGACCAGAAGATGGAATCCGGAATCGACACTTCTACTGCCCAAGATTTATCATAATTTCCTAATACAAACGGAAAGAAATGATGTCCTTCTCCTCTTGATCTCAAGGAGAAAGGAACTCCTTTAGACATTCCTTCTGTTACTTCTTTCAACCATTCCTTATCTGGGATTACTTTTCCCACTAAGGAAGGATCCTTTCCATTTGCAGCGTAGGTACCATTCGGAGAGATAAGAGTTAAGTAACCTTCTCCTCTGAATGGGCGAATGGGTCCGAGTAACTCCTGCAAATTTTCCATCGCGAGGTCCATTCCCACGACTCCGGAAAATGTTCCTCCTCTCAATACCGGTTTTACGAGAGAAACCATGAGCACATGCTTTCCACCGACCGGATAATCGAATGGGTCTGCTATAAAATCTTTCTGGGTCTTTTTAGGAATATTATAAAATGCTCCTGATTCATCCAAGTTCTCATAATAGATGACAGGCTCCAAAGTAACTGCCCCTTTGGACTTATTCGCATACGGTACGAATCTTCCGGTTGCGTCATGATATGTTTTACTCTTGAACTTCGCATCCTGTCCATCGAAAGCATTCGATTCGAAAACTACCCAAGTCCCGAAATAGTATTTGTTTGCATCGGCGAGTTTTTTCAGCGCTTCTACTGCTTCATCTCTGCCAGGCTTGGAAGTCTCCAAAAGATATTGCAATCCTCGCAAAGACCCAAGCGCTAGATTTAAGAAATCCTTAACTTCGTAAGCGTATCTTTCTCCTGCCATCCTGGATCCAGTCTCTACTTGGGACTTGAGACCGAAATAGGATCCGATAGAATTAATCGCGGTTAAGATCAAAGATCCGGATATTAATACGACAGAAAGGTACAGTGAAATTCTAAATCGGATACTCATTCTCTTAACCTGTATGCTTAAAAGCTCTGGCTGAACCCAATACTAAACCAGAAAAGGTGAGCAGGGATCTTCTGCAATAAGTAAGAGTCTCTGACGGATTGCTTCAATGCATCCGAAAGAGAGGAGCCGTTGATATAATCCAATACAATCTGATTTGCAGGACCATTTACCTTGCCAGGGTTTACGATCTTTCCATCCCGATTATTTGCATTCACGTATCCGCCAGTTGCTCCGTAATAATTGTCCGTATCATACATGTA
This genomic window from Leptospira semungkisensis contains:
- a CDS encoding methyl-accepting chemotaxis protein, with product MSIRFRISLYLSVVLISGSLILTAINSIGSYFGLKSQVETGSRMAGERYAYEVKDFLNLALGSLRGLQYLLETSKPGRDEAVEALKKLADANKYYFGTWVVFESNAFDGQDAKFKSKTYHDATGRFVPYANKSKGAVTLEPVIYYENLDESGAFYNIPKKTQKDFIADPFDYPVGGKHVLMVSLVKPVLRGGTFSGVVGMDLAMENLQELLGPIRPFRGEGYLTLISPNGTYAANGKDPSLVGKVIPDKEWLKEVTEGMSKGVPFSLRSRGEGHHFFPFVLGNYDKSWAVEVSIPDSIFWSDLRGVILQTILSSLVIMVMILVILNLIFNRLITSGLLEAIGFSEKIADGDLTASAEIKREDEIGKLLKSMDTMKENLSKIILDIKTSSTKLNQTSDKMADSSRNFSDVAQTQASAAEESSAAVEELAASADNVRHSMEKAIENMKEIDSNVVLLREQIGTINSEMQTLSKVASESQERAITGENAMGATNQAMDEIGESASRINEILSIITEISEKTNLLALNAAIEAARAGEAGKGFAVVAEEIGKLASQTSSSVQEIGELVDSTNNAVHNGNTKVKEASEILRKLRTSVDSFGLSAKKVLDSVSTQEKNTQDIHQSATFLMNFSLQIEEAVQEQKRATDEITKTILSISEGTQEVASGADDLTSYSGEMHGQSEGLLRSVDKFKL